The DNA sequence GCGTGTGTCAGGACGTGGAGAGGTGAGTCCCTGCGCATCACTTGCTCTGGGCCTGCTGGAACGCAGCCGCGACCATACCCACGTCGTCACCTACCTGGAAGATCCCGCGGGGGAGATCAGGGAACACCGCGTTGCTGACCCCGACGACGAAGAGCAGTCGACGGCCGTCAGCGACTTCGAGATAGCCCGACAGCCCCTGGATCGTCATCACCAACCGTCCCGTGACGGGCTCGGCGTCGGCGGAGGTTCCCGTCTTACCGACGACCTTTCCCTTGGCGGGACTGTCGACCCCCACCCCACTGAGGGAGCCGCGCTCGCCCAGGATGGGTTGTCCCGCCCAGAAGGTGTCGGCCCACGGTCGTCCGTCCACCCACTTGAACCACTGTGTGATCGCGGTGGGCGTGGCCGACGACGGGTCGCTGCCCTGCCCGTCGACGATGACGAAGTCGGACGGCGAGATGCCGGCTTCGGTAGCGAGGTCCCGGATCGCGGGCAGGCCGTCGGAACAGTCCTTCGACCCTGCCTCGACCGCCAGCAGGCAGAGGAAATCGTTTGCGCCCGTGTTGTAGCTGGTGGCCAGGATCATCGAACCCATCTCTTGGAGCGGTACGGATTCGAGTTTCGCGAGGCGCAGATCGTCTCGATAGCTGTTCTCGGCCGGGAGTGCGGCCTGCTCGTTCACCTTGGCAGTCGATGAGACCGTTACGCCCTTGCGCTGCAGGGCTTCGATGAACAGCTGCCGCGCCCAGGTCGGAGCGTCGGTGATGCGGAAGACCGTCAGAGTCGACTTGCCCGCGGGTACCGATCCGGTCACCCGGATGAGGGTGGGATCGAGCTCGTCCGCGCTGACCGTCATGGTGGAGTCGCTGTCGGCCGCGCCCGTGGTGACTTGCGAGTCGAGTCTGAAAAGCCCGTTGCCAGGCAGCATCTGGATGGTCGCCGGCTGTCCGGGCTGCCCTGGTGTGGCTTGGATGTCGACCAGGTTGTCGTTGACGTAAATCGACGGGACCACCCCTTCGACCGTTGTGTAGCGCTCCCACAACCGCGGGTCGACGAGTACGTCACCGTCGACGCGGGTGACCCCGGATGCGACAACCTGGGCGGCGAGGTCATCGAGTCCGGCGAGTGGATCGCCGGGTGCCAGTACGGCACCCGGGATGGCATCGGCGTACACGTGGTCGATGCCGTCGG is a window from the Williamsia sp. DF01-3 genome containing:
- a CDS encoding D-alanyl-D-alanine carboxypeptidase/D-alanyl-D-alanine-endopeptidase — its product is MPSVEPQTKTYRARTTLAAFAVGGLLFAAACSGDSSESDKKSPSGQGQALPAAATAIMETEQYKAARWSYLVVDPETDEVVYSNLADEFMFMASQTKHFTVGTVYQNLGVDRRLTSPVYATEAPVGGTLSGDLVLVGSGDLALGGRNAPDGRFDFATDGIDHVYADAIPGAVLAPGDPLAGLDDLAAQVVASGVTRVDGDVLVDPRLWERYTTVEGVVPSIYVNDNLVDIQATPGQPGQPATIQMLPGNGLFRLDSQVTTGAADSDSTMTVSADELDPTLIRVTGSVPAGKSTLTVFRITDAPTWARQLFIEALQRKGVTVSSTAKVNEQAALPAENSYRDDLRLAKLESVPLQEMGSMILATSYNTGANDFLCLLAVEAGSKDCSDGLPAIRDLATEAGISPSDFVIVDGQGSDPSSATPTAITQWFKWVDGRPWADTFWAGQPILGERGSLSGVGVDSPAKGKVVGKTGTSADAEPVTGRLVMTIQGLSGYLEVADGRRLLFVVGVSNAVFPDLPRGIFQVGDDVGMVAAAFQQAQSK